Proteins found in one Amycolatopsis aidingensis genomic segment:
- a CDS encoding carbohydrate ABC transporter permease, with product MSETVTEAPAKPAKTNGKPALSEGKKAERRLALLLCAPAVLVILAVAAWPIIYSIWLSLQRYDMRFPEERQFIGFDNYVAVLSNSYWWTAFGTTMFLTVVSVLIELVLGMALALIMHRTLLARGTIRTVSLIPYGIVTVAAAFSWYYAWTPDVGYLANLLAEGAPLTEQWPSLFIIILAEVWKTTPFMALLLMAGLALVPDDLLKAAAMDGANAWQRFVKVMVPVMKPAILVALLFRTLDAFRIFDNIFVLTGGQNDTSSVSMITYNNLIQGLNLGIGSTMSVLIFIAVALIALIFIKVFGTAAPGSDQGGKR from the coding sequence GTGAGTGAGACGGTTACCGAGGCTCCGGCCAAGCCCGCGAAAACCAACGGCAAGCCGGCACTCAGTGAAGGAAAGAAGGCCGAGCGCAGGCTGGCGCTGCTGCTGTGCGCACCCGCCGTGCTGGTGATCCTCGCGGTGGCGGCCTGGCCGATCATCTACTCGATCTGGCTTTCCCTGCAACGGTATGACATGCGCTTCCCTGAGGAGCGCCAGTTCATCGGCTTCGACAACTACGTCGCCGTGCTGTCCAACTCCTACTGGTGGACCGCGTTCGGCACGACCATGTTCCTCACCGTCGTCTCGGTGCTGATCGAGCTGGTGCTCGGCATGGCGCTGGCGCTGATCATGCACCGCACCCTGCTCGCCCGCGGCACGATCCGCACCGTTTCCCTGATCCCGTACGGGATCGTCACGGTGGCGGCGGCGTTCTCCTGGTACTACGCCTGGACACCGGACGTCGGGTACCTGGCGAACCTGCTCGCCGAGGGCGCACCACTTACCGAACAATGGCCCTCGCTGTTCATCATCATCCTGGCCGAGGTGTGGAAGACCACGCCGTTCATGGCGCTGCTGCTGATGGCGGGCCTGGCGCTGGTGCCGGACGATCTGCTCAAGGCCGCCGCGATGGACGGGGCGAACGCCTGGCAGCGGTTCGTCAAGGTGATGGTGCCGGTGATGAAGCCGGCGATCCTGGTCGCCCTGCTGTTCCGAACGTTGGACGCGTTCCGCATCTTCGACAACATCTTCGTGCTCACCGGCGGGCAGAACGACACCTCGTCGGTCTCGATGATCACCTACAACAACCTGATCCAGGGGTTGAACCTTGGCATCGGGTCGACGATGTCCGTGCTGATCTTCATCGCGGTCGCGCTCATCGCGCTCATCTTCATCAAGGTGTTCGGCACCGCCGCACCGGGCAGTGACCAGGGAGGTAAGCGCTGA
- a CDS encoding RHS repeat-associated core domain-containing protein — protein sequence MATAAGGPSVPLPGTDSVPVNEQSMEPRLPDEVSRDALHGDQPTGDPGGGKAGSGTHAATSLSPSATWDVSAQTGTFSWSYPLRVPPAPGELAPDLALSYSSAQVDGLTSASNTQASWVGDGWSFWPGFIERSYGSCAEDLPGEPKDNPFDLCWRSDNATMSFGGSASRLIRDEDTGVWRPEQDDGSRIERLTGAGNGDDNGEYWKVTDTEGTQYFYGSKPAAKSAWTVPVYGDDAGEPCHGGGFDESFCTQAYRWNLDKVVDPNGNMITYSYQAATNKYGRNKNETATSYVRDGWLERIEYGLREGESTPASGRVLFDTADRCVPGSTCTPDKDENWPDVPWRLKCDGDTCEDYQQSPTFWSTKRLSKVTTQVRQGSGYQDVDSWTLRHEYPDPGDGEKPAMWLAGVQHTGHVGGTTELPEVTFEGVKKPNRVKTIDGHAALIRYRMNAIVSESGGVTSIKYADPDCSADSLPDKPETNTKRCFPVTWSAPYSAERTDYFHKYVVESVTRLDRLGSSVGDVTTYEYLDGAAWHYSRSELTKDEDKTWDEFHGFGRVRIRKGNGHDGPVTLTENRYFRGMNGDKLPDGTRSVSVTDSEGGTYPDHDWLSGFQLETITYNGEGGPVVGKTITEPSWQGPTATRGDLSAYLVNTGVERTITPLEAGGNRVTRIETEYDDKGLPTEVNDLGEVGNAEDDLCTRTSYARNNDRWLLSFPKQTVTVSVHCGATPSYPDDAVSGTRNSYDGQAFGATPTKGNVTRTEELSERSAQDATYVTAETVSYDGHGRPTEVKDALNRSTTTDYTPAAGGPLTKTVVTNAKGHATTTTLAPAWGKPVKVVDANGNPTEITYDALGRKTDVWLPIRLRSKHHRGSYEYSYRISRDEPSVVTTTRVGPDGLYTTSKQLYDGLLRPRQTQTPAPGGGRLLTDTRYDSAGRAYYSTRPYFNDAPVDNKLWSATDAEIPGLTVREFDGAGRVVAEVFKGGGVEKWRTEVGYGGDRVHIDPPRGGTAKTIVNDARDRTVELRQYQSGKPEGDYDSTKYTHTSAGELASITDPGGNVWRYEYDLRGRKTKTDDPDKGVTTKTYDVAGQVTTSTDARGTTLAYAYDVLGRKTALHEGSLDGPKRAEWVYDTASWGKGKLAESTRWIGGEPYTNRVTTYDGLYKPLETEVVIPGAEQGLAGTYRTTYSYKYDGSPRGVGYAAAGDMATEVYSTVYDDLGNPVSTRGGFRDQSGTTSYVSNTEYTKYGEMQRMQLGAGSKRTWLSRYYEEHTRRLARTIVDAELPQPMQSDVNYTYDPAGNITSIADTPREQQADVQCFQYDYLRRMTEAWTPNGDCTADPSTDSLGGPAPYWKSFSYDKVGNRVSATDHSADGDTVQNYTYPDGGHELNSVTTEGPGGTSLQEFGYDETGNTVRRQVAGNEQDLEWDAEGNLVKTTEGGKVTEFVYGADGERLLRRTPDGSTLYLPGQELSWDSASGETTTTRYYQHGSSTVAMRTDGSGVTWLLSDHQGTARFAVDAQAMQVTQRRQLPFGGPRGAEVDFPGEKGFVGGTIDESAGFVTLGARQYDAALGRFLSVDPLMDPSDPQQMNGYTYSNNNPITFSDPTGLAPRCDWHSCTGHRDPYPEANGRNERPDIKPRIGGESRPRRNSRPAAVSRPSRKSSCTSVKYCGGRPSVPTASMTPSEVAHAILDLAGLIPVLGEAADGVNCIWYGAKGDSWNSGLSCAAMVPFAGAAATSGKIIGKSIDAGRGGRRAGCPGNSFVPGTMVLLADGTRKPIEDLELGDVVWASDPETGESGPRRIVATHVSHGSKELVEITVDVDGDRGDKTGTVVATEDHPFWVDERGGVITVADTVAIASDNSKDWVTAGELGPGDELLTRDSKQVRVLAVRHHAATRTVHNLTIDGIHTYHVRPRSDYGNNQEKDVVVHNCPDGNDLPPLRQSYIGEVEELASRAEQMRSQGLDSESIARTLHAARREIGIKYKDLTPEPLRSQIYARNLEKYGDELGPTVEYLRSRGKSWDEIIASASRTGGGDLGLGKK from the coding sequence GTGGCTACCGCGGCCGGTGGCCCGTCCGTGCCGCTACCGGGCACCGATTCGGTGCCGGTGAACGAGCAGTCCATGGAGCCGCGACTTCCGGACGAGGTGAGCCGCGACGCGCTGCATGGTGACCAGCCTACGGGCGATCCCGGTGGCGGTAAGGCGGGAAGCGGCACCCATGCGGCGACCTCGCTGTCGCCGTCCGCGACCTGGGACGTGTCGGCGCAAACCGGCACTTTTTCCTGGTCTTACCCCCTTCGAGTGCCGCCGGCACCGGGGGAACTGGCCCCGGATCTGGCGCTGTCCTACTCCTCGGCTCAGGTCGACGGGCTCACCAGTGCCAGCAACACGCAGGCGTCCTGGGTCGGTGATGGGTGGAGCTTCTGGCCGGGCTTCATCGAGCGCAGCTACGGAAGCTGTGCCGAGGACCTGCCGGGGGAACCAAAGGACAATCCGTTCGACCTGTGCTGGCGCAGTGACAACGCCACGATGTCCTTCGGCGGGTCCGCCTCCAGGTTGATCCGGGACGAGGACACCGGAGTATGGCGACCGGAACAGGATGACGGCTCCCGGATCGAACGACTGACCGGAGCCGGTAACGGGGATGACAACGGGGAGTACTGGAAGGTCACCGACACCGAGGGAACCCAGTACTTCTACGGATCGAAACCGGCGGCCAAGTCCGCATGGACTGTGCCCGTCTACGGTGACGACGCGGGCGAGCCCTGCCACGGCGGCGGTTTCGACGAGTCGTTCTGCACCCAGGCCTACCGGTGGAACCTGGACAAGGTGGTCGACCCCAACGGCAACATGATCACCTACTCCTATCAGGCGGCGACCAACAAGTACGGGCGGAACAAGAACGAGACCGCCACCTCGTACGTACGTGACGGCTGGTTGGAACGGATCGAGTACGGGCTCCGTGAGGGCGAATCCACTCCGGCGTCCGGCCGGGTGTTGTTCGACACGGCCGATCGTTGCGTGCCAGGCTCAACATGCACTCCGGACAAGGACGAGAACTGGCCGGACGTCCCGTGGCGGCTGAAGTGCGACGGCGACACCTGCGAGGATTACCAGCAATCCCCGACCTTCTGGTCCACCAAGCGCCTGAGCAAGGTCACAACCCAGGTGCGGCAAGGCAGCGGCTACCAGGACGTGGACTCGTGGACCTTGCGGCACGAGTATCCGGATCCGGGCGACGGGGAAAAGCCTGCGATGTGGTTGGCGGGGGTGCAGCACACCGGGCACGTCGGAGGTACGACGGAGCTGCCGGAGGTCACCTTCGAAGGTGTCAAGAAGCCGAACCGGGTGAAGACGATCGATGGACACGCGGCGTTGATCCGTTACCGGATGAACGCGATCGTCTCCGAGTCCGGCGGCGTCACTTCGATCAAGTACGCCGATCCGGACTGTTCGGCTGATTCGCTGCCGGACAAGCCGGAGACGAACACCAAGCGTTGCTTCCCGGTCACCTGGTCTGCGCCGTACTCCGCCGAACGTACCGACTACTTCCACAAGTACGTGGTGGAGTCGGTGACCCGGCTTGACCGGCTCGGTAGCTCGGTCGGCGATGTGACCACTTACGAGTACCTGGATGGTGCCGCGTGGCACTATAGCCGTTCCGAGCTGACCAAGGACGAGGACAAGACCTGGGACGAGTTCCACGGGTTTGGTCGGGTCCGGATCCGGAAGGGCAATGGTCACGATGGGCCGGTCACGCTCACCGAGAACCGGTACTTCCGCGGGATGAACGGCGACAAGCTGCCGGACGGCACGAGATCGGTCTCCGTCACCGACTCCGAGGGCGGCACGTACCCGGACCACGACTGGTTGTCCGGTTTCCAGCTGGAGACCATTACCTACAACGGGGAAGGCGGACCGGTGGTGGGGAAGACCATCACCGAACCCAGCTGGCAGGGCCCGACAGCTACTCGTGGCGATCTGAGCGCTTACCTGGTCAACACCGGGGTTGAGCGGACCATCACCCCGTTGGAGGCCGGTGGTAACCGGGTTACTCGCATCGAGACGGAGTATGACGACAAGGGTCTGCCGACCGAGGTCAACGACCTGGGCGAGGTCGGAAACGCCGAGGACGACCTCTGCACCCGGACCAGCTACGCACGCAATAACGACCGCTGGCTGTTGTCCTTCCCGAAGCAGACCGTGACCGTGTCGGTGCACTGCGGGGCAACCCCCAGCTATCCGGACGACGCGGTGTCGGGCACCCGCAACTCCTATGACGGCCAGGCATTCGGTGCCACGCCGACCAAGGGAAACGTTACCCGCACAGAGGAACTGAGCGAGCGCTCCGCGCAGGATGCCACCTACGTCACCGCCGAGACCGTCAGTTACGACGGCCACGGCCGGCCGACCGAGGTCAAGGACGCCTTGAACCGGAGCACGACGACGGACTACACCCCGGCGGCCGGTGGTCCGCTGACCAAGACCGTGGTGACCAACGCAAAGGGACACGCGACGACAACCACGCTTGCTCCCGCCTGGGGAAAGCCAGTGAAGGTTGTGGACGCCAACGGCAACCCCACCGAGATCACCTACGACGCATTGGGACGCAAGACCGATGTGTGGCTACCGATACGGCTCAGATCTAAACACCACCGCGGTAGCTACGAGTATTCCTACCGGATATCGCGGGACGAACCGTCTGTGGTGACTACCACGAGGGTAGGCCCCGACGGGCTCTACACCACGAGTAAGCAACTCTACGACGGCTTGCTGCGGCCCCGGCAGACGCAGACACCGGCACCAGGCGGCGGTCGGTTGCTTACCGACACCCGGTACGACTCGGCAGGACGTGCCTACTACAGCACCAGGCCATATTTCAACGACGCCCCGGTGGACAACAAGCTGTGGTCCGCTACTGATGCAGAGATTCCTGGCCTGACTGTGCGGGAGTTCGACGGTGCCGGGCGTGTGGTCGCCGAGGTGTTCAAGGGCGGCGGCGTCGAGAAATGGCGTACCGAAGTCGGTTACGGCGGGGACCGGGTGCACATCGACCCGCCACGCGGGGGCACCGCGAAGACGATTGTCAACGACGCGCGCGATCGCACCGTCGAGTTGCGGCAGTATCAGTCCGGAAAACCGGAGGGCGACTACGACAGCACGAAGTACACGCATACCTCGGCTGGCGAACTGGCCAGTATCACCGATCCCGGCGGGAACGTGTGGCGGTACGAGTACGACCTGCGTGGACGCAAGACCAAGACCGACGATCCGGACAAGGGGGTCACGACCAAGACCTACGACGTTGCCGGTCAGGTGACTACCAGCACCGACGCACGCGGCACCACGTTGGCCTACGCCTACGACGTGCTGGGCCGTAAGACTGCCTTGCACGAGGGCTCGCTGGACGGCCCCAAACGTGCCGAGTGGGTGTACGACACCGCCAGTTGGGGCAAGGGGAAGTTGGCCGAATCGACCCGCTGGATCGGCGGCGAACCATACACCAACCGGGTCACGACTTATGACGGTTTGTATAAGCCGCTGGAAACCGAGGTGGTGATTCCGGGCGCTGAGCAGGGTTTGGCCGGGACATACAGGACCACCTACTCGTACAAATACGATGGCAGCCCCCGGGGCGTGGGGTACGCGGCGGCAGGCGACATGGCCACCGAGGTATACAGCACCGTCTACGACGATCTCGGCAACCCGGTAAGTACTCGTGGTGGTTTCCGAGACCAGTCAGGTACTACCAGCTATGTCAGCAACACCGAGTACACCAAGTATGGCGAAATGCAGCGGATGCAGCTCGGTGCTGGTAGTAAACGTACTTGGCTGTCGCGTTATTACGAGGAACACACCCGGCGGCTGGCTCGGACGATCGTGGATGCCGAGCTGCCCCAGCCGATGCAGTCGGACGTGAACTACACCTACGATCCGGCTGGCAACATCACCTCGATCGCGGACACCCCGCGCGAGCAGCAGGCCGACGTCCAGTGCTTCCAGTACGACTACCTGCGGCGGATGACCGAGGCCTGGACCCCGAATGGTGACTGCACGGCGGATCCATCGACTGACTCGCTGGGCGGACCGGCTCCGTACTGGAAGTCGTTCAGCTACGACAAGGTCGGGAACCGGGTATCCGCCACCGACCACTCCGCGGACGGCGACACCGTCCAGAACTACACCTACCCCGATGGTGGGCACGAGCTGAACTCGGTCACCACCGAAGGCCCGGGCGGGACAAGCCTGCAGGAGTTCGGCTACGACGAAACCGGGAACACCGTTCGTCGCCAGGTTGCGGGTAACGAGCAGGACCTCGAGTGGGATGCCGAGGGGAACCTGGTCAAGACCACCGAAGGTGGGAAGGTCACCGAGTTCGTCTACGGCGCGGACGGTGAGCGGCTCCTGCGGCGGACCCCTGACGGTTCGACTCTGTATCTGCCTGGGCAGGAGCTGAGCTGGGACTCCGCGAGCGGCGAGACCACGACCACGAGGTACTACCAGCATGGGTCTTCGACCGTCGCGATGCGCACGGACGGTTCGGGGGTTACCTGGCTGCTGAGCGACCATCAGGGAACGGCTCGGTTCGCGGTGGATGCGCAGGCGATGCAGGTGACACAGCGTCGGCAGTTGCCGTTCGGCGGGCCTCGTGGTGCAGAGGTGGACTTCCCGGGAGAGAAGGGTTTCGTCGGTGGCACGATCGACGAGTCGGCTGGGTTCGTGACGCTGGGTGCCAGGCAGTACGACGCGGCGCTGGGCCGGTTCCTGTCGGTAGACCCGCTGATGGACCCGAGCGACCCGCAGCAGATGAACGGCTATACCTATTCCAACAACAACCCGATCACCTTCTCCGACCCGACGGGGTTGGCTCCGCGGTGCGACTGGCACAGCTGCACCGGTCACCGGGATCCTTATCCCGAGGCGAACGGTCGTAACGAGCGGCCGGACATCAAACCTCGGATCGGCGGCGAGAGCAGGCCACGCAGAAATTCTCGTCCGGCCGCTGTGAGCAGGCCCTCCAGGAAATCGTCGTGTACATCGGTCAAATACTGTGGTGGCAGGCCGAGTGTGCCAACCGCCAGCATGACACCGTCTGAGGTTGCGCATGCGATACTTGATCTCGCCGGTCTCATCCCTGTCCTGGGCGAAGCTGCGGATGGTGTCAACTGCATCTGGTACGGGGCCAAGGGCGACTCTTGGAATTCGGGCCTCTCGTGTGCCGCGATGGTTCCTTTTGCTGGTGCAGCAGCTACCAGTGGAAAGATAATCGGCAAAAGTATTGACGCCGGGCGCGGTGGGCGTCGCGCAGGATGTCCAGGAAACAGCTTCGTGCCGGGCACGATGGTCTTACTGGCTGATGGCACGCGGAAACCGATCGAAGATCTAGAACTCGGTGACGTAGTCTGGGCATCAGATCCTGAAACGGGCGAGTCCGGGCCGCGTCGGATCGTCGCCACCCATGTCAGTCACGGAAGTAAGGAACTGGTCGAGATCACGGTCGATGTCGACGGTGATCGTGGGGACAAGACCGGGACCGTGGTCGCTACCGAGGACCATCCCTTCTGGGTCGACGAGCGTGGCGGAGTCATCACGGTCGCGGATACCGTTGCCATCGCGTCGGACAATAGCAAGGACTGGGTTACAGCGGGTGAGCTCGGCCCTGGCGACGAACTCCTGACCCGCGACAGCAAGCAGGTCCGAGTCCTGGCCGTCCGTCATCACGCCGCGACAAGGACGGTCCACAACCTTACCATCGACGGTATCCACACATACCACGTGCGACCCCGTAGTGATTACGGGAACAACCAAGAGAAAGACGTCGTTGTTCACAACTGTCCCGACGGGAATGATCTTCCCCCGTTACGTCAGTCTTATATTGGTGAAGTAGAGGAGTTGGCAAGCCGGGCTGAGCAAATGCGGAGCCAAGGGTTGGATTCAGAATCCATTGCTAGAACTTTGCATGCTGCTCGACGGGAAATAGGTATAAAGTATAAAGATCTAACGCCTGAACCTCTTCGTAGTCAGATATACGCACGAAACTTGGAAAAGTATGGCGACGAACTTGGGCCAACGGTCGAGTACTTGCGATCCAGGGGGAAATCCTGGGATGAGATAATCGCCAGTGCATCACGTACCGGCGGCGGAGACCTAGGGCTGGGCAAAAAATGA
- a CDS encoding general stress protein, which yields MIVTGPFSSAGRRPAGGQPRLPTPPTGWPIGSYETYEEAQRAVDYLADSDFAVQDVTIVGVDLMLVERVIGRLSWGKVLGTGAVSGAWFGLFVGLLLGMFGTSAGSSFAPILVGLLSGVLFGLVFAAISYASTKGRRDFSSASQLVAGRYDVLCQPRNAEQGRDLLAKLAMGRPGTA from the coding sequence TTGATCGTGACCGGTCCGTTCTCGTCCGCAGGACGTCGTCCCGCGGGAGGCCAGCCGCGCCTCCCGACGCCGCCGACCGGCTGGCCGATCGGCTCATACGAGACCTACGAGGAGGCCCAACGGGCCGTCGACTACCTCGCCGACTCCGACTTCGCCGTGCAGGACGTCACCATTGTGGGTGTCGACCTGATGCTGGTGGAACGGGTGATCGGCAGGTTGTCCTGGGGCAAGGTGCTCGGCACCGGGGCCGTCTCCGGTGCCTGGTTCGGCCTCTTCGTCGGCCTGCTGCTCGGCATGTTCGGCACCTCGGCGGGCAGCAGTTTCGCGCCCATTCTGGTCGGCCTGCTTTCCGGTGTGCTGTTCGGCCTGGTGTTCGCGGCGATCAGCTACGCCTCGACCAAGGGGCGGCGCGACTTCTCCTCCGCGAGCCAGCTGGTCGCCGGACGCTACGACGTACTGTGCCAGCCGCGCAACGCCGAGCAGGGCCGCGATCTGCTCGCCAAGCTGGCCATGGGGCGACCCGGAACCGCATAG
- a CDS encoding ABC transporter substrate-binding protein, with protein MGKVSAGTQPGRGRRPAALLGAATLTASLLTGCGSDGGLKINVYYAPEDNFQAVVDNCTEQANGRYEVVYHKLPRGADGQREQMVRRLAAGDEALDILGLDVTWVPEFAEAGWIEEWQGQDKAQVESGVLPGPLETATWENKLYAAPKNTNVQLLWYDDRITPQPPETWDEMIAEAKRLKAQGKPHQILFTGAQYEGLVVVYNTLVESAGGRILSEDGKSVVMDEGAVRALELLKEVTSAGITDPSLTNMKEDEVRQAFQRGDGAFELNWPFVYASYASEKPEDLEHFKWTRYPAVDPSIPSKTTIGGYNLAVSSHSQHKPEAFEAALCLRSAENQKFSALKDGVPPTIEALYSDPVPLDPSRPADAEDNPSMATKYPMKDTILEALKDAAVRPLTPVYQNLSIVLAKVLSPPSEIDPQATAEELRDKLGAALESKGIIP; from the coding sequence ATGGGGAAGGTCAGCGCAGGGACCCAGCCAGGGCGCGGCAGGCGCCCGGCCGCCCTGCTGGGCGCCGCCACGCTCACGGCGAGCCTGCTCACCGGCTGCGGCTCGGATGGCGGCCTGAAGATCAACGTGTACTACGCACCCGAGGACAACTTCCAGGCCGTCGTCGACAACTGCACCGAGCAGGCGAACGGCCGGTACGAGGTCGTCTACCACAAGCTGCCCCGCGGTGCCGACGGCCAGCGGGAACAGATGGTGCGCAGACTCGCCGCAGGCGACGAGGCACTGGACATCCTCGGCCTGGACGTCACCTGGGTGCCGGAGTTCGCCGAGGCGGGCTGGATCGAGGAATGGCAGGGCCAGGACAAGGCCCAGGTGGAAAGCGGCGTCCTTCCCGGCCCGCTGGAGACCGCCACCTGGGAGAACAAGCTCTACGCCGCGCCGAAGAACACCAACGTCCAGCTGCTCTGGTACGACGACCGGATCACCCCGCAGCCGCCGGAGACCTGGGACGAGATGATCGCCGAGGCGAAACGGCTCAAGGCGCAGGGCAAGCCGCACCAGATCCTGTTCACCGGTGCCCAGTACGAGGGCCTGGTGGTCGTCTACAACACCCTGGTCGAGTCCGCGGGCGGGCGGATCCTCTCCGAGGACGGCAAGTCGGTGGTGATGGACGAGGGCGCGGTGCGCGCGCTCGAACTGCTCAAGGAGGTCACCTCCGCCGGGATCACCGACCCCTCGCTCACCAACATGAAAGAGGACGAGGTACGCCAGGCCTTCCAGCGTGGCGACGGCGCCTTCGAGCTCAACTGGCCGTTCGTCTACGCCTCCTACGCCTCGGAGAAGCCCGAGGACCTCGAGCACTTCAAATGGACCCGCTACCCCGCCGTGGACCCGTCCATCCCGAGCAAGACCACCATCGGTGGATACAACCTCGCGGTCAGCTCCCACTCGCAGCACAAGCCGGAGGCCTTCGAGGCGGCGCTGTGCCTGCGCAGCGCGGAGAACCAGAAGTTCTCGGCGCTGAAGGACGGCGTGCCGCCCACCATCGAGGCGCTTTACTCCGACCCGGTTCCGCTGGACCCGAGCCGGCCCGCGGACGCCGAGGACAACCCGAGCATGGCGACCAAGTACCCGATGAAGGACACGATCCTGGAGGCACTCAAGGACGCCGCGGTCCGCCCGTTGACCCCGGTGTACCAGAACCTCTCCATCGTGCTCGCCAAGGTGCTCTCCCCGCCATCGGAGATCGATCCGCAGGCCACCGCTGAGGAACTGCGCGACAAGCTCGGCGCCGCGCTCGAGTCGAAGGGGATCATCCCGTGA
- a CDS encoding carbohydrate ABC transporter permease: protein MVMGTSITTGRKARWAFVDILVIAYALVPVLWIASLSFKTKDTLDDGNFIPAEWTLENYANIFVTDQFIRALINSIGIALIATAIAVTLGAMAAYAVARLDFPGKRLLIGVSLLVAMFPQISLVTPLFNIEQALGLFDTWPGLILPYITFALPLAIYTLSAFFREIPWELEKAAKMDGATPGQAFRRVIAPLAAPGVFTSAILVFILCWNDFLFAISLTSTEASRTVPAALAFFTGDSQFEDPTGSIAAAAVVITIPIIVFVLFFQRRIVAGLTSGAVKG, encoded by the coding sequence ATGGTCATGGGAACCTCGATCACCACCGGCCGCAAGGCCCGGTGGGCTTTCGTCGACATCCTGGTGATTGCCTACGCCCTCGTCCCGGTGCTGTGGATCGCCTCGCTGTCGTTCAAGACCAAGGACACCCTGGACGACGGCAACTTCATCCCCGCGGAATGGACGCTGGAGAACTACGCGAACATCTTCGTCACCGACCAGTTCATCCGGGCGCTGATCAACTCGATCGGGATCGCACTGATCGCCACGGCGATCGCGGTGACCCTCGGTGCGATGGCCGCCTACGCGGTTGCCAGGCTGGATTTCCCCGGCAAGCGGCTGCTCATCGGGGTGTCCCTGCTGGTCGCGATGTTCCCGCAGATCTCGCTGGTGACGCCGCTGTTCAACATCGAGCAGGCGCTCGGCCTATTCGACACCTGGCCGGGCCTGATCCTGCCGTACATCACCTTCGCGTTGCCGCTGGCGATCTACACCCTCTCCGCCTTCTTCCGGGAGATTCCCTGGGAGCTGGAGAAGGCGGCGAAGATGGACGGGGCGACCCCGGGTCAGGCGTTCCGGCGGGTGATCGCCCCGCTGGCCGCGCCGGGCGTGTTCACCAGCGCGATCCTGGTGTTCATCCTCTGCTGGAACGACTTCCTGTTCGCCATCTCGCTGACGTCCACCGAGGCGTCCCGTACGGTGCCAGCGGCACTGGCGTTCTTCACCGGGGACTCGCAGTTCGAGGACCCGACCGGCTCGATCGCCGCGGCGGCCGTGGTGATCACCATTCCGATCATCGTGTTCGTATTGTTCTTCCAGCGCCGGATCGTCGCGGGGCTGACCTCCGGTGCGGTTAAGGGGTAG
- a CDS encoding ABC transporter ATP-binding protein, with product MSEIVLEKVTKRYPDGALAVSEVDINIADGEFIILVGPSGCGKSTTLNMVAGLEDISGGELRIDGKRMNEKAPKDRDIAMVFQSYALYPHMNVRENMAFPLRLAKVDDATVRQKVDEAARILDLTQHLDRKPANLSGGQRQRVAMGRAIVRSPKAFLMDEPLSNLDAKLRGQMRTSVSKLQKQLGTTTLYVTHDQTEAMTLGDRVVVLRAGYVQQIGSPQFLYDHPANLFVAGFIGSPSMNFVPATLADGRLQSPLGAVDLTDRIRRLLEGTNAPREVILGVRPEHFEDAALLDDEVKRGGTVLTAPVDVLESMGSEKYAHFTLEGKLASSAELAELAADAGAADVPASGSQIVTRLSAASAAREGANLDVWFDADKVQLFDPSSGRNLTQET from the coding sequence ATGTCCGAGATCGTTCTCGAAAAAGTGACCAAGCGCTACCCCGACGGTGCGCTTGCCGTGTCCGAAGTAGACATCAATATCGCGGACGGTGAGTTCATCATCCTGGTCGGTCCTTCCGGTTGCGGGAAGTCGACCACGTTGAACATGGTGGCAGGACTGGAGGACATCTCCGGCGGCGAGCTGCGCATCGACGGTAAGCGGATGAACGAGAAGGCACCCAAGGACAGGGACATCGCGATGGTTTTCCAGTCCTACGCGCTCTACCCGCATATGAACGTGCGGGAGAACATGGCCTTCCCGCTCCGGCTGGCCAAGGTGGACGACGCGACCGTGCGGCAGAAGGTGGACGAGGCCGCGCGTATCCTCGACCTCACCCAGCATCTCGACCGCAAACCGGCCAACCTCTCCGGTGGTCAGCGGCAGCGGGTGGCGATGGGCAGGGCGATCGTACGCAGCCCCAAGGCCTTCCTGATGGACGAGCCACTGTCCAACCTGGACGCCAAGCTACGCGGGCAGATGCGTACTTCGGTGTCCAAGCTGCAAAAACAGCTCGGCACCACCACGCTGTACGTCACGCACGACCAGACCGAGGCGATGACCCTCGGCGACCGGGTGGTGGTGCTGCGGGCGGGCTATGTGCAGCAGATCGGTTCGCCGCAGTTCCTCTACGACCACCCGGCGAACCTGTTCGTGGCCGGGTTCATCGGCTCGCCCTCGATGAACTTCGTGCCGGCGACCCTGGCGGACGGCCGGCTACAGAGCCCGCTCGGCGCGGTTGACCTCACCGACCGCATCCGGCGGTTGCTGGAGGGCACGAACGCCCCGAGGGAGGTCATCCTCGGCGTGCGTCCGGAGCATTTCGAGGACGCCGCCCTGCTGGATGACGAGGTCAAGCGCGGCGGGACCGTGCTGACCGCGCCGGTGGACGTGCTGGAGTCGATGGGCTCGGAGAAGTACGCGCACTTCACCCTCGAGGGCAAGCTGGCCTCGAGTGCGGAGCTGGCCGAGCTTGCCGCCGACGCCGGTGCCGCCGACGTTCCCGCCAGCGGTTCGCAGATCGTCACCCGGCTGTCCGCGGCCTCGGCGGCCAGGGAGGGCGCGAACCTGGACGTCTGGTTCGACGCCGACAAGGTGCAGCTGTTCGACCCGTCCTCCGGGCGGAACCTCACTCAGGAGACGTAA